The Amblyomma americanum isolate KBUSLIRL-KWMA chromosome 6, ASM5285725v1, whole genome shotgun sequence genome has a window encoding:
- the LOC144094008 gene encoding uncharacterized protein LOC144094008: MEESSRPRSRRRSSRSYSLLPSQNDLIKDVPSGIPGEERLRILLRLCFKRALSMVRDEVEAPEELYRKLLLRGLAAFDEQEGRDVLTVLLNVTAGSTPIDDEVPTDVAARHHTQLKALVTERKRWNELLEMDAGPAPPAIVGDDTDELPIARRRRYDSLVKNSERCKRAAAAITYAVRHCSEQGGTERKDTTDSLFEV; this comes from the coding sequence ATGGAAGAAAGTTCAAGACCAAGGTCCCGGCGACGGAGCAGTCGAAGTTACTCCTTGCTGCCGTCCCAAAATGACCTCATCAAGGATGTGCCCAGCGGCATTCCGGGTGAAGAACGGCTGCGCATCCTCCTTCGGCTCTGCTTCAAGCGCGCCCTCTCCATGGTCCGCGACGAGGTAGAGGCTCCCGAAGAACTGTATCGGAAATTGCTCCTTCGAGGACTGGCAGCGTTCGACGAACAGGAAGGCCGTGACGTTCTCACCGTGCTTCTAAACGTAACAGCTGGTTCGACGCCCATCGACGACGAGGTGCCTACTGACGTCGCCGCACGCCACCACACGCAGTTGAAGGCGTTAgtgacagagcgcaagcgctggAACGAGCTGCTAGAAATGGATGCGGGTCCCGCCCCGCCTGCTATCGTCGGCGATGATACCGATGAGCTGCCTATTGCCAGACGACGCCGCTACGACTCTCTTGTCAAAAACTCCGAACGCTGCAAGCGTGCCGCTGCAGCCATCACGTATGCTGTGCGCCATTGTTCAGAACAGGGTGGAACTGAGAGAAAGGATACAACGGATAGTTTGTTCGAGgtatag